The following DNA comes from Hahella chejuensis KCTC 2396.
GAAAAGCGCCATTCGTCGCTGCGAACGGCGCTGGTTGGGAATGTCAGCGGTTAGTCCGCCTGCGTCAATTTCCAGCGAGCGCTCAGCCAGCCGTCCTGAATCGCGCCGGCTTCAACGCTTCCGTTTTCGATGTGCAGGTATTGATCCGGCTTCCAGCGATTCTTAATTCGATAGAGATCAGTGCGTCCCTCCACCGCCTCCAGAGACCATTGCGCACTGTGCCAGCCCGCCTCAACGGCGTTCGCCTGCAAGCCGCCATTTTCAATATTCAGACAAGCGTTGACGCGCCAGCGATTGCAGATCCGCACATAGTCGCCAACCGGTTCGAAATCCCATTGCGCGCTCCACCAGCCAGACTCAATGGCGCCGCTTTGCAAACCGCCGTTTTCCATATGCAGGTATTGATCGGCGCGCCACTGGTTTTGAATCCGGTAGCGTCCTCCCACAGCATTGGCTTTATCAATCTTGAACCAATTAAGGTTGAAGCCGCCGTTTTTCATCGCCAGAGCAATATTTTGCTGGCCGGGCGGGGAGATTCACGGTGTGTTGTATGGTGGTCCAGTTCCCCCAACCACCCGTGGGGGGGACATCCACTCCACCATACACTGGCGACCCGCCCTGCTTTTCGAACTGAATACGGCCACCGCCACTGGGACTCGCCACCCTATAGGAAATAACATATTCCCCCGCCGCAGGAATATTGGCGCTGTAGGCCAACCACTCGCCGTCGCTAATCCAGCCTACGTTGTAGCCCCCTCCCGAATCCGACGTCGCTTCAATATCCACGTCATCAGAGCGGTAAGCGCCCCCCTGGTTGCCGGCGGTCGTGTCGCTGAACTGCAGATAGTCCTCCGCTTGCAGCGTCAGCGGCCAGCCGCCTTCCCCCGGAAACGGCACGGTATGGATGCGATTGGCGGACATCGCCGCGGAACGTTCGCGCCACAAGCGCGCCATATCCTGGGAGTGCGTCGTCCCGAGCACGTTGCCTTCATCATCCATCACCAGCGGCGAGGAGTAATAGCTCAGATCATTGCCGCATTGTGCGGTGCCTCGTCCCTGTCTGACGCTAAAGCCGTAGTTATAACCCGTATCGCCTTCGGATTTGCAGTGCATCCCGCCCACATTATGGCCGACTTCATGGCGGTACGCGCCGGGCCAGGGAGCGCCAATCACCACAATGTCTCCGGGCACATAGCCCCAGCCTCCGGCGCTTCCTGGCGCATCCGTCGGCCGTTGCACCAGCCCGATAAGATCCGGCGCGTAACGCGCAATATCGTCCTTAAACCACTCTTTGCCGTCCTGTAAGACAGAAGTCACCACCCCCGGGTTATGGGGCGACACGCCCACTCCCACCAAACGCAGATATACGCCCTCTACCTGGCTGTTATTGAGCGCTTCGTTCACTGTCTCCACGTACATCTGCGCTTCGGTGTTGATATTGCCCACATCCTGCGCCGCCTGTTCGGAAAAGCCGATGAAGACATCAATAACATATCGGCCTGAAGCGTCTTTCTCACCCACCGCTTCCTGGTTGAGACGCCCCATAAAACCCGTATCCAGGTTCTTCAGGATACGATCCTCCATTTTTGGCGGCTGAATACGCCGCCAGAAAACGTTTTCACTTTTATCCAAAGGTCTTTGCAAACGAAATTGACCGGAACCTGTTTCCAGATATCCCGACATTTCCTGCTTAGTGTGATCCAGAGTGATAATAAAGCTGCTGTAGTCCACGAAATCCGCCAGTGTGGGATCATCCACCTGCGCGCGAATTACTTCAACGCCATTCTCCAGCGACCGGGATTTAACGGTGTAATATAAAGTGCGCCCGTCATCAAGACGGACTTCTCCGTGATCGTTTTGGGCGAATTGCAGGTACTCTTGATGAGCAGATGAGGACTGCCCGTGTACAGCCGCGCTGAACAGACATAAAGCGGCGAATGACGACGTAAAAAACCTCTTCTTATGCATAGCGATATCCTTATTGTCTTGGTTGAGTTACAAGGCTCCACGCCGATGCGCCCTTCACTCCCTCAGGTTCGCCCGACGCGGCGGTATATGGCCTCAGCGTCGTTTTTATGCAGAACGCAACCCCAGTGTCGCGACAGCTTCACGCAATTGAAAACGTTTTCAATATTAATCCAAAAATGGGCGCGACTGTATAAAAATCGCGCCGCATTGTGTGAGTGTCAGCAAAAATCGATAAGTTGCGCGTTTACTCTTGAGGGGCGAGCAAGTGTCAATCCTTGCCGAACCACTCCACTTCTTCTTCATAAAGATATGAGGACAGCTCTTCAGCGGAGAGTCCTTTACGTTCTTTGAACAGTTCGACCTCTTTACGGCTCTGAGGACCGCCGCCAACGCGGATCAGACAATCGATGTAATCAATGAAAGCTTCAGATTCATCGCCAAAATCCAGGCCGACGAGAATCTGCTTATCACAAGGAAAAATGCCGCTACGCACCTTTAGCGCCCGTCTGGCGGATATGCCGACGGTGGTAATGCCCATGCGCACCGCCAGCTCGTATGCCAGCTTCGGTACGCCGGCGTTGGTGAGCCCGCTGACAATCTCCACCTGGTCCTTGTTCGTCTCCTTCACCCAGGACTTGATGGCGCGCTCCAGAATGGAGCTGGCCGCTTCCTGGTCAAACCAGCGCTTGCTGAATCCTACAACCCCGATTTTCATTTTATTGTTCTCCACTGCTTATTCTGCTCAATGTTCGTCAATAGCCCTGCCAACTCGCTTTGCGAGGAGCTTCTGGAAAGGCCGCTCTTATAAGCTTCGAAACGGCATTTATTGTCGCGGGCCGCATTGTAGTGATCCTCAGACCAGGTTACAAAGGCAAAGTTGTATGCGGCGGCGCGGCGCAAAACCCGTAACTACAATAACTACAGCAACTACAATCATGGAATGTTAGAAAGTTAGGCCGCAGACGCTTACAATGTGCGCCCAAATCAATAGCCGGGGCTTTTTACATCCGACAGTGCGCCGATTTCACTCCGCACAGGGCGTATTCGGCTATCTTATTTCTTACAGACAAAGCATTAGTAAAAGCAGAGGCGAGCGAGCATGTTGTTATACATCTACGTCGATGGAACAGACTTGGAAGATATTGCCGGAGATGTTTCTTCAGCAATTGAAAGTTGGGTAAAAGAATCCGCTCTGGACCTCACGTTTGTCGATAACCGTCAAGCCGAGCCGGAAGCCTCTGAAGACGTGGACCTGGATGATCCTTCGGACTGGCGCATTGGCGTCAACCTGAGCATCCGCAACAAGAAACAGCTTAAAGAACCGCTGGAAGGCCTTTATAAAATCGCCAAGCGCCTTAAATGTGAGTTTGTCATCGGCATCATTGATGAGAAAACCGGTGAACAGGAAGATGTGTGTTACTTCGGTTTTGAAGAAGGCCAGCCGGATATGTTTGAGGTGGGGAATTACTTGGGAATTTAATTATCCAGAGTAGAAAGCCAGTACACTTCGCTCATATTTGAAGCGCCCTCTTTTCGGGTCATATACGTGGCGCATAAGTCCGGGTCTATGTGAACCGTCGTCGCAGCGTTGATTCCGCCATTTGTGAGGTCTTCAAGAATGCCGCCGATATCGACGCCCTCAATATTGAGCATGCCGAGCTTCTGATACTTAGCGCCCGCTGGGATCGGTAGTGAAATCATGCGGCCATCAGGCATGATCAGGCTAGGCGTTCCTCCAGCGGATGAGTCGAATCCCTTTCTGCTCAGTATCAGTCGCATCTGGCCAACCCATTCGGTAGTTATGACGCACGTCTCTACACATGAGTTATTAATATGGCAATGATATTGGCATGTTAATGATCAGGCGCATGGATGCGCCTGCGCGGCGGCAAGCCGCGGGAGACAGGGCCTGACATGCGCAGGCCCTGTCGTTGCAGACAAATAGAAGGAAGCTATTTGTCTGCCTGGTTAATAAAAGAGTTGATGAGTGAGGGGTGTATGCAAGCAATCTATTCAAAACCGAAATACCACATGTACACGCCCCACTACGCTGTATGCCCGATGCGACAGACGGGTTAAACCGCGTGAGACAACTTCCCAGGAATCGCCCGCGCTTCAGGATGTTCCGCCAGCGGCACGAATGCATGTCTGGAGCCGTCGTAAGCGTCAATGCCGCCTGACTCGATGTCATAGAACCACCCGTGCATGGTGAGGCGGCCTTCTTGTAGCGCCAGGCGCACAGACGGATGCGTCTGTAAATTCGCCAGCTGGGCGATGACATTCTCTCGCACCATATCTTCAATCTTCGCCCGTTCGCTGGCGTGCTTACGCGCCTGATTCACCACCTTGGCGGAGTCTGCATAGCGCAACCAGTGAGCCACTGCCGGCATGTGATCAATGCATTGGCAAGTGGCGACGGCGGTCATAGCGCCGCAGTTGGAGTGTCCACACACAACGATGTCGGCTACCCGCAACGCCGCTACGGCGTATTCCACCGACGCCGACACCCCGCCGGGCTCCGGCCCATACGGAGGCACAATGTTGCCCGCATTACGGATGACGAAGAGATCCCCTGGC
Coding sequences within:
- a CDS encoding carbonic anhydrase codes for the protein MKDIIEGFLKFQREAFPERKELFKDLANQQQPRTLFISCSDSRLVPELVTQREPGDLFVIRNAGNIVPPYGPEPGGVSASVEYAVAALRVADIVVCGHSNCGAMTAVATCQCIDHMPAVAHWLRYADSAKVVNQARKHASERAKIEDMVRENVIAQLANLQTHPSVRLALQEGRLTMHGWFYDIESGGIDAYDGSRHAFVPLAEHPEARAIPGKLSHAV
- a CDS encoding RICIN domain-containing protein yields the protein MKNGGFNLNWFKIDKANAVGGRYRIQNQWRADQYLHMENGGLQSGAIESGWWSAQWDFEPVGDYVRICNRWRVNACLNIENGGLQANAVEAGWHSAQWSLEAVEGRTDLYRIKNRWKPDQYLHIENGSVEAGAIQDGWLSARWKLTQAD
- a CDS encoding carbohydrate-binding protein, which codes for MHKKRFFTSSFAALCLFSAAVHGQSSSAHQEYLQFAQNDHGEVRLDDGRTLYYTVKSRSLENGVEVIRAQVDDPTLADFVDYSSFIITLDHTKQEMSGYLETGSGQFRLQRPLDKSENVFWRRIQPPKMEDRILKNLDTGFMGRLNQEAVGEKDASGRYVIDVFIGFSEQAAQDVGNINTEAQMYVETVNEALNNSQVEGVYLRLVGVGVSPHNPGVVTSVLQDGKEWFKDDIARYAPDLIGLVQRPTDAPGSAGGWGYVPGDIVVIGAPWPGAYRHEVGHNVGGMHCKSEGDTGYNYGFSVRQGRGTAQCGNDLSYYSSPLVMDDEGNVLGTTHSQDMARLWRERSAAMSANRIHTVPFPGEGGWPLTLQAEDYLQFSDTTAGNQGGAYRSDDVDIEATSDSGGGYNVGWISDGEWLAYSANIPAAGEYVISYRVASPSGGGRIQFEKQGGSPVYGGVDVPPTGGWGNWTTIQHTVNLPARPAKYCSGDEKRRLQP